A single region of the Devosia sp. FJ2-5-3 genome encodes:
- a CDS encoding ABC transporter permease: MTAPIARSTRRRTRLDAQFDRIRAREEAGEARSRGGSRTFNKFLNNRLAVVGLVIFSVIILASIFAPLLTPYDPNKIDLRGMLQAPSWEHWFGTDRTGRDLFSRVLYGGRISILVGLGSAIMAAIVGVLIGVYTGYVGGWLDALAMRISEIFMSFPQIILVLMLVSILGQSLLNLMLIFTLTGWGGIYRMARARMLSLREEEYVLALRSFGLSRPLIAYKHMLPNALGPIMVNITLSTAAFILQEAGLSFLGLGVPLSIPTWGNILNVAQDLRVLQTNWWIWLPVGTVISLFVLSVNFIGDGLRDATDPTQQG, from the coding sequence GCCCGTGAGGAGGCCGGCGAGGCCCGCTCCCGCGGCGGCTCGCGAACATTCAACAAATTCCTCAACAACCGGCTTGCCGTGGTCGGACTGGTCATCTTTTCGGTGATCATCCTCGCCTCGATCTTCGCACCGCTCCTCACGCCCTACGATCCGAACAAGATCGATTTGCGTGGCATGCTGCAGGCCCCGTCCTGGGAGCACTGGTTCGGCACCGACCGCACCGGCCGCGACCTCTTTTCGCGCGTGCTCTATGGCGGCCGCATCTCGATCCTCGTGGGATTGGGAAGCGCCATCATGGCGGCCATAGTGGGCGTGCTGATCGGGGTCTATACCGGCTATGTCGGCGGCTGGCTCGATGCCCTCGCCATGCGCATCTCGGAAATCTTCATGTCGTTTCCGCAGATCATCCTCGTGCTGATGCTGGTCTCGATCCTTGGCCAGTCGCTGCTCAATTTGATGCTGATCTTCACGCTCACCGGATGGGGCGGAATCTACCGCATGGCCCGGGCGCGCATGCTCAGCCTGCGCGAAGAAGAATATGTGCTGGCGCTGCGCAGCTTCGGGCTGTCCCGGCCGCTCATTGCCTACAAGCACATGCTGCCCAATGCCCTCGGCCCGATCATGGTCAACATTACCCTCTCGACGGCGGCGTTCATCCTGCAGGAAGCGGGCCTCAGCTTCCTTGGGCTCGGCGTGCCGCTCTCCATCCCGACCTGGGGCAATATTCTCAACGTGGCGCAGGACCTTCGCGTGCTGCAGACCAATTGGTGGATCTGGCTGCCTGTCGGCACCGTGATTTCGCTCTTCGTGCTCAGCGTCAATTTCATTGGCGATGGTCTGCGCGATGCGACAGATCCGACCCAGCAAGGATAA
- a CDS encoding ABC transporter ATP-binding protein, which produces MTDTQDIAISVRDLKTFFYTNNRCNRALNGVSFDIKKGKTLCIVGESGCGKSVTAASIMQLLPDLSRIEDGEIIYHADRGDIPLHALEKNGRDMRRIRGGEIAMIFQDPMTALNPVYSVGFQIKESLRYHLKMVGKAAHQKAISLLKEMGIALPEKRVNDFPHRYSGGMRQRAMIAMAMACNPKVLIADEPTTALDVTIQAQIFELMDKLKREHGTGIMLITHDMGVVAELADDVAVMYMGNIVEAGTVDEVLRNPTHPYTKALLSSVPVLGKGKSQDIKAIRGSTPDPLNRPKGCQFADRCDFAIDQCKAMPPETHMTSTHRVMCWRYKELSAHE; this is translated from the coding sequence ATGACCGATACGCAAGATATCGCCATCAGCGTGCGCGATCTCAAAACCTTCTTCTACACCAATAATCGCTGCAACCGGGCTCTCAACGGCGTCTCCTTCGACATCAAGAAGGGCAAGACGCTGTGCATCGTCGGCGAAAGCGGCTGCGGCAAATCCGTGACCGCCGCCTCGATCATGCAATTGCTGCCCGATCTGTCACGCATCGAGGATGGCGAGATCATCTATCACGCCGATCGCGGGGACATTCCGCTCCACGCTCTGGAGAAGAACGGCCGCGACATGCGCCGCATTCGCGGCGGCGAGATCGCCATGATCTTCCAGGATCCGATGACGGCGCTCAATCCGGTTTATTCGGTCGGCTTCCAGATCAAGGAAAGCCTGCGCTACCATCTCAAAATGGTCGGGAAGGCGGCCCATCAGAAGGCGATTTCCCTCCTCAAGGAAATGGGGATCGCCCTTCCCGAAAAGCGGGTGAACGACTTCCCGCATCGCTATTCGGGCGGCATGCGTCAACGCGCCATGATCGCCATGGCCATGGCCTGCAACCCCAAGGTTCTGATCGCCGACGAGCCGACAACGGCGCTCGACGTGACCATCCAGGCGCAGATCTTCGAGCTCATGGACAAGCTCAAGCGCGAGCACGGCACCGGCATCATGCTCATTACCCATGACATGGGCGTGGTGGCCGAACTCGCTGACGATGTGGCCGTGATGTATATGGGCAATATCGTCGAGGCCGGGACGGTGGACGAAGTCCTCCGCAATCCGACCCACCCCTATACCAAGGCGCTCCTCTCCTCCGTGCCCGTTCTGGGCAAGGGCAAGAGCCAGGACATCAAGGCCATTCGCGGCTCGACGCCCGATCCGCTCAACCGACCCAAGGGCTGCCAGTTCGCCGATCGCTGCGATTTCGCAATCGATCAGTGCAAGGCCATGCCCCCAGAGACACACATGACATCGACCCATCGGGTCATGTGCTGGCGCTACAAGGAGCTTTCCGCTCATGAATGA
- a CDS encoding ABC transporter ATP-binding protein — translation MNEEKDVILRLRGVKAHFPVKAGVFKRTVGHVKAVDGVDIDVYRGEVLGLVGESGCGKTTLGKAILQLVKPTDGEIVYNSPQGEEADLVKLDNEQMTPFRKRLQIVFQDPHSSLNPAFTIFGSLEDPLKKYGVKTREERRKIIGDLLEAVNMRREYMDRYPHEFSGGQRQRIGIARALSIEPELIVCDEAVSALDVSIQAQVLQLLMKLKRERNLTYIFITHDLSVTEYICDRVAVMYLGRVVELCRSEDLFAKNLHPYTEALLSAIPVADLDKKTDRIVLQGDVPSPVNPPSGCPFHPRCRYAKDVCKTVVPPLKRYSVDGHDHYASCHLIDLPEATDAPVAIPA, via the coding sequence ATGAATGAGGAAAAAGATGTCATTCTCCGCCTGCGCGGGGTGAAGGCGCATTTCCCGGTCAAGGCAGGCGTCTTCAAGCGCACGGTCGGCCATGTGAAGGCTGTCGACGGCGTCGATATCGACGTCTATCGCGGCGAGGTCCTCGGCCTCGTGGGCGAAAGCGGCTGCGGCAAGACCACGCTCGGCAAGGCCATCCTGCAGCTGGTGAAGCCCACCGACGGCGAAATCGTCTATAATTCGCCGCAGGGTGAAGAGGCCGATCTGGTCAAGCTCGACAACGAGCAGATGACCCCGTTCCGCAAGCGCCTGCAGATCGTCTTCCAGGATCCGCATTCCTCGCTCAATCCGGCCTTCACCATTTTCGGCTCGCTCGAAGACCCGCTCAAGAAATACGGGGTCAAGACGCGCGAGGAGCGCCGCAAGATCATCGGCGACCTGCTCGAAGCGGTGAACATGCGCCGCGAATATATGGACCGCTATCCGCACGAGTTTTCGGGCGGCCAGCGCCAGCGCATTGGTATTGCCCGGGCGCTCAGCATCGAGCCGGAACTGATCGTCTGCGACGAAGCCGTCTCGGCGCTCGACGTGTCGATCCAGGCCCAGGTGCTGCAGCTCCTGATGAAGCTCAAGCGCGAGCGAAACCTCACCTATATCTTCATCACCCACGATCTCAGCGTCACCGAATATATCTGCGACCGCGTCGCCGTGATGTATCTGGGGCGGGTGGTGGAGCTGTGCCGCTCGGAAGATCTCTTTGCCAAAAACCTCCACCCCTATACCGAGGCGCTGCTCTCGGCCATTCCAGTGGCGGACCTCGACAAGAAAACCGATCGCATCGTCCTCCAGGGCGACGTGCCGAGCCCGGTGAACCCGCCTTCGGGCTGCCCGTTCCATCCGCGCTGCCGCTACGCCAAGGACGTCTGCAAGACTGTCGTGCCGCCGCTCAAGCGCTACTCGGTCGACGGGCACGATCACTACGCCTCCTGCCACCTCATCGATTTGCCGGAAGCGACGGATGCTCCCGTCGCCATCCCGGCCTGA
- a CDS encoding dihydrodipicolinate synthase family protein → MSASKLASITGVLPALVTPFDENENFDEGRMRAVVDFLIGRGIDGLYVTGSTGEAFMMSPEERKRALEVVIDETKGRVPVIAHVGAISTYHSSDLARHAEKAGADALSAVPPFYWGFSQDQILSYYTDITASTGLPMCAYNVPLAGLFGFDMIKRLAEIPGVEGIKYTATTHHDIMRIKAEIGSDFVLYSGADEMAMSGLHFGADGIIGSFYNAIPEIFLALYAAVKAGDMAKAKELQEVGNAIIFFTLPRNAMAALKRMVTWQGADAGYCRKPFGNFYTQAEEDQLKAEFRAFKAERKITGVNFLDVI, encoded by the coding sequence TTGTCAGCGTCAAAGCTTGCTTCCATCACCGGCGTGCTGCCGGCCCTGGTGACCCCGTTCGATGAGAACGAAAATTTCGACGAAGGGCGGATGCGCGCCGTCGTCGATTTCCTCATCGGCCGCGGCATTGACGGGCTTTATGTCACCGGCAGCACCGGCGAAGCCTTCATGATGTCGCCCGAAGAGCGCAAGCGTGCGCTCGAAGTGGTCATCGACGAGACCAAGGGCCGGGTGCCGGTCATCGCCCATGTCGGCGCCATCAGCACGTACCACTCGTCCGATCTGGCGCGTCACGCCGAAAAGGCCGGCGCCGATGCGCTCTCGGCCGTGCCGCCCTTCTACTGGGGTTTTTCCCAGGACCAGATTCTCTCCTACTATACCGACATCACGGCTTCGACCGGCCTGCCGATGTGCGCCTATAACGTGCCGCTGGCCGGGCTCTTCGGCTTCGACATGATCAAGCGTTTGGCCGAAATTCCGGGCGTCGAAGGCATCAAGTACACCGCCACTACCCACCACGACATCATGCGCATCAAGGCCGAGATCGGGTCCGATTTCGTGCTTTATTCGGGTGCCGACGAGATGGCGATGTCGGGCCTGCATTTTGGTGCCGACGGCATTATCGGCAGCTTCTACAACGCCATTCCCGAAATTTTCCTGGCGCTTTACGCGGCGGTCAAGGCTGGCGACATGGCCAAGGCCAAGGAGCTGCAGGAAGTGGGCAATGCCATCATCTTCTTCACCCTGCCGCGTAATGCCATGGCCGCCCTCAAGCGCATGGTGACCTGGCAGGGCGCCGATGCCGGCTATTGCCGCAAGCCCTTTGGCAATTTCTACACACAGGCCGAAGAGGATCAGCTCAAGGCCGAATTCCGCGCCTTCAAGGCCGAACGCAAGATCACGGGCGTCAACTTCCTCGACGTCATCTAG
- a CDS encoding acyltransferase produces the protein MTFDNANIGENTIIEPDVSIGFRYHPECGPASVGRHGIVRKGTIIYGDVRIGDHFQSGHHTVIRAKVAMGDFCAIGNGSTIEGLVRMGQGVRIMSHVYIPSRTWFGDHVFVGPGTKFLNERLPGRLDDPPTPRGATIEDDVMIGGGVTILPGVTIGERSFVAAGAVVTRDVPPRSLVIGPKGECRILPPHLDRPNSLRLCEAPTDLWHPETDIAGLHWPSDWAESWEGVTQ, from the coding sequence GTGACTTTTGACAACGCCAATATTGGCGAGAACACCATCATCGAGCCAGACGTTTCCATCGGCTTCCGCTACCACCCCGAGTGCGGTCCTGCCTCTGTCGGCCGCCATGGCATCGTGCGCAAGGGCACGATCATCTATGGCGATGTCCGCATTGGCGATCACTTCCAAAGCGGGCACCACACGGTGATCCGCGCCAAGGTGGCGATGGGCGATTTCTGCGCCATCGGCAATGGCTCAACCATCGAAGGGCTGGTGCGGATGGGGCAGGGCGTCCGCATCATGTCCCATGTCTACATCCCCTCCCGCACCTGGTTCGGCGACCACGTCTTTGTCGGGCCGGGCACGAAATTCCTCAATGAGCGTCTCCCGGGGCGTCTCGACGATCCGCCGACGCCGCGCGGCGCGACCATCGAGGATGACGTCATGATTGGCGGCGGCGTCACTATCCTGCCGGGTGTCACCATCGGCGAGCGCAGTTTTGTCGCTGCCGGGGCGGTGGTCACGCGCGACGTGCCACCCCGCAGTCTCGTGATCGGGCCGAAGGGCGAGTGCCGCATCCTGCCGCCGCATCTCGACCGTCCCAACAGTCTGAGGCTGTGCGAAGCGCCGACCGACCTTTGGCATCCCGAGACGGATATTGCCGGGCTCCACTGGCCGAGCGACTGGGCCGAGAGTTGGGAAGGGGTAACGCAATGA
- a CDS encoding dihydrodipicolinate synthase family protein gives MTAASTRISGNWASLLLPINSDDSIDYAQLGDAMDVLVAAGVDGIYSNGTASEFYTQSEAEFDKIQEMLANRCTAAGQPFIIGACHTDARQSLERVRRAVGLKPLAMQVILPDWWPVGVDEARDFLMQASEAAAGIPLILYNPPHAKRVLTPAEIAEATHGTAVSATKLTLGGEGWYEEARQHLSHLGVFVPGHHLATGMREGVAAGAFSNVACLSPIGAQRWTEMMKTDLATALDIETRIKGFVMGHILPFAEQGFSNAALDKLLAAIGGWADVGTRLRGPYRSIDPDAATALRAIAHQMIPEIMTP, from the coding sequence ATGACCGCCGCCAGCACCAGGATTTCGGGCAATTGGGCTTCCCTGCTCCTGCCCATCAATAGCGACGACAGCATCGATTATGCCCAGCTCGGCGACGCCATGGACGTGCTCGTCGCGGCCGGTGTCGATGGTATTTATTCCAACGGAACGGCCTCGGAATTTTACACCCAGAGCGAAGCCGAGTTCGACAAGATTCAGGAGATGCTGGCGAACCGCTGCACCGCCGCAGGCCAGCCCTTCATCATTGGTGCCTGCCACACAGATGCCCGCCAGTCTCTCGAGCGCGTGCGCCGCGCGGTTGGCCTGAAGCCGCTCGCGATGCAGGTGATCCTGCCCGACTGGTGGCCGGTCGGCGTCGACGAAGCCCGTGATTTCCTCATGCAGGCTTCGGAGGCCGCGGCCGGCATCCCGCTCATTCTCTACAATCCGCCCCACGCCAAGCGTGTGCTGACGCCGGCCGAGATTGCCGAGGCGACGCACGGCACTGCCGTTAGCGCCACCAAGCTGACGCTGGGTGGGGAAGGGTGGTACGAGGAGGCGCGCCAGCATCTGTCCCATCTCGGCGTGTTCGTGCCCGGCCACCATCTGGCGACCGGCATGCGTGAGGGCGTCGCCGCTGGTGCCTTTTCCAATGTGGCCTGTCTCTCTCCGATCGGCGCCCAGCGCTGGACGGAGATGATGAAGACCGACCTAGCAACCGCCCTCGATATCGAGACGCGCATCAAGGGTTTCGTCATGGGCCATATCCTGCCCTTTGCCGAGCAGGGTTTTTCCAATGCCGCGCTCGACAAGCTGCTCGCCGCCATTGGCGGCTGGGCCGATGTGGGCACGCGCCTGCGCGGGCCCTATCGTTCCATTGATCCGGATGCGGCGACGGCGCTGCGCGCCATCGCCCATCAAATGATCCCGGAGATCATGACCCCATAA
- a CDS encoding amidohydrolase family protein, whose amino-acid sequence MADFAPTDLDRRIWTEELDAFVPAKVFDVHTHIYRWAFNINPDKESGPYAASIGTHFPEVTKELADAVDAAMMPGREIERLAFPFPFAGKCDFEASNVYVAAEMQKAKNSAALMMVHPTMTEDDILDTLRRTGAIGLKPYLVYATNGDPPEASITDFLPEHQIALADKLGLIVMMHLSKRKAISDPDNISEIRRLSEKYPRVRWILAHCARSYSSWAIEKAAASLRGLPNVWYDTSTVCESDALDALYTGVGVDRVMYGSDDMIGPARGKYIAFGYAWAFLSDTNHSLNLSHCDSRMTYIRYEQLRAMKRGARQLGLTEQQRNALFHDTARELVDAAREDVRAFMGS is encoded by the coding sequence ATGGCTGATTTCGCGCCAACCGATCTCGATCGACGCATCTGGACCGAGGAGCTGGATGCCTTCGTTCCGGCGAAGGTGTTTGACGTGCACACCCACATCTATCGCTGGGCCTTCAACATCAACCCGGACAAGGAAAGTGGTCCCTATGCGGCCAGCATCGGCACGCATTTTCCCGAGGTCACCAAGGAACTCGCCGATGCTGTCGACGCGGCGATGATGCCGGGACGCGAGATCGAGAGGCTGGCGTTCCCATTTCCTTTTGCCGGCAAGTGCGATTTCGAGGCGTCCAATGTTTACGTGGCCGCCGAGATGCAAAAGGCCAAAAATTCGGCCGCGCTGATGATGGTGCATCCGACGATGACCGAGGATGACATTCTCGACACGCTGCGGCGCACCGGCGCCATCGGCCTAAAGCCCTATCTGGTCTACGCGACAAACGGGGATCCGCCGGAAGCCTCGATCACCGACTTCCTACCCGAGCACCAGATCGCGCTGGCCGACAAGCTGGGGCTGATCGTGATGATGCATCTTTCCAAGCGCAAGGCGATTTCGGACCCGGACAATATCAGCGAGATCCGTCGCCTGAGCGAAAAGTACCCGCGCGTGCGCTGGATCCTTGCCCATTGCGCCCGCTCCTATTCGTCCTGGGCCATCGAGAAGGCGGCGGCGAGCCTGCGCGGCCTGCCCAATGTCTGGTACGACACCTCCACCGTCTGCGAGTCCGATGCGCTCGACGCGCTCTACACCGGTGTGGGCGTCGACCGGGTGATGTATGGCAGCGACGACATGATCGGCCCGGCGCGCGGCAAATATATCGCCTTCGGCTATGCCTGGGCGTTCCTCTCGGACACCAATCACAGCCTCAATCTCAGCCATTGCGACAGCCGCATGACCTATATCCGCTACGAGCAATTGCGGGCGATGAAGCGCGGGGCGCGCCAGCTCGGGCTGACCGAACAGCAGCGCAATGCCCTCTTCCACGACACAGCGCGCGAGCTGGTCGATGCTGCGCGCGAAGATGTGCGGGCTTTTATGGGGTCATGA
- a CDS encoding aminotransferase class III-fold pyridoxal phosphate-dependent enzyme, translating to MLLSKRPEMFLPDQWPAYFSKSKGCHVWDLDGRELIDMTIMGVGANTLGYGDERVDAAVLEVVAKGNMSTLNAPEEVALAEKLIELHPWADMARFARTGGEANAIAIRIARAASGRDGIAICGYHGWHDWYLASNLGTDDSLAGHLLPGLDPNGVPGNLRGTVYPFAYDDIPALEAVIATGKVGVIMMEVSRNFDPPAGYLERVRELATANGIVLIFDECTSGFRQSFGGLHKNYNVDPDMAVFGKALGNGYAVTAIIGRRAVMESAQTTFISSTFWTERIGSAAGLATLAVMEETQSWDAITRTGLDITARWKTLAEKHGLKLTTAGLPALTSFNFAGPNSAAYKTLISQEMLDKGYLAANSVYTCTAHTPDIVDGYFHALDPVFALIAECEAGRDVMTLLRGPICHASFKRLN from the coding sequence ATGCTGTTGTCCAAGCGGCCGGAAATGTTTCTGCCTGATCAGTGGCCGGCCTATTTCAGCAAGTCGAAGGGCTGTCACGTGTGGGATCTCGATGGGCGCGAGCTCATCGACATGACCATTATGGGCGTCGGCGCCAACACGCTGGGCTATGGGGATGAGCGCGTCGATGCTGCCGTGCTCGAGGTCGTCGCCAAGGGCAATATGTCCACGCTCAACGCCCCCGAGGAAGTGGCGCTGGCCGAAAAGCTGATCGAGCTGCATCCCTGGGCCGACATGGCCCGTTTTGCCCGCACCGGCGGCGAGGCCAATGCCATCGCCATCCGCATCGCCCGCGCCGCGTCCGGTCGCGATGGCATCGCCATCTGCGGCTATCACGGCTGGCACGACTGGTACCTCGCCTCGAACTTGGGCACCGACGACAGCCTTGCAGGCCATTTGCTGCCCGGCCTCGATCCCAATGGCGTGCCGGGAAATCTGCGCGGCACCGTCTATCCCTTTGCCTATGACGATATTCCAGCCCTCGAAGCGGTGATCGCTACCGGCAAGGTCGGCGTCATCATGATGGAAGTCTCGCGAAACTTCGATCCGCCGGCGGGTTATCTCGAGCGTGTGCGCGAGCTGGCCACGGCCAATGGCATCGTGCTGATTTTCGACGAGTGCACCTCCGGCTTCCGACAGAGTTTTGGCGGTCTGCACAAGAATTACAATGTCGACCCCGACATGGCTGTGTTCGGCAAGGCGCTGGGCAATGGCTATGCCGTCACCGCCATCATTGGCCGTCGCGCGGTCATGGAATCTGCCCAGACCACCTTTATCAGCTCGACCTTCTGGACCGAGCGCATCGGCTCGGCAGCGGGTCTCGCCACGCTCGCCGTCATGGAAGAAACCCAGTCCTGGGACGCTATCACCCGCACAGGGCTCGATATTACCGCCCGCTGGAAAACTCTGGCTGAAAAGCACGGCCTCAAGCTCACCACGGCAGGACTTCCGGCCCTCACCAGCTTCAATTTCGCTGGCCCCAATTCTGCCGCCTACAAGACATTGATCAGCCAGGAAATGCTGGATAAGGGCTATCTGGCTGCCAACAGCGTCTACACCTGCACCGCCCACACGCCGGATATCGTCGATGGCTATTTCCATGCGCTCGATCCGGTCTTTGCATTGATCGCCGAATGCGAGGCGGGGCGCGATGTGATGACCCTGCTGCGCGGCCCCATCTGCCATGCCAGCTTCAAGCGGCTCAACTAG
- a CDS encoding ureidoglycolate lyase, producing MSITLKAQPLTAAAIAPYVTLLGSDDGKARAIPEVMEKGDVSGAHAFTVLCPQPVTGAISVAALERHPHSTQSFVPLKAGRWLVLVAPTAADGSPDLSGAKAFLAGPEDAICIGQNVWHAGLTVLDQPAQFGMIMWKAESEEDGILFQLDAPISVEV from the coding sequence ATGTCGATCACACTCAAGGCTCAGCCGCTCACCGCTGCGGCCATTGCTCCCTATGTCACCCTGCTCGGCTCGGACGACGGCAAGGCCCGGGCCATCCCCGAAGTGATGGAAAAGGGCGATGTTTCCGGCGCCCATGCTTTCACAGTGCTTTGCCCGCAGCCCGTCACAGGGGCGATTTCGGTCGCCGCGCTGGAGCGCCACCCGCATTCCACGCAGAGCTTTGTCCCGCTCAAGGCAGGTCGGTGGCTGGTGCTGGTTGCACCCACTGCCGCCGATGGCTCCCCCGATCTTTCCGGCGCCAAGGCTTTCCTCGCCGGCCCGGAAGACGCCATCTGCATCGGCCAGAATGTCTGGCATGCCGGCCTCACCGTGCTGGATCAGCCGGCGCAGTTCGGCATGATCATGTGGAAGGCCGAGAGCGAGGAAGATGGCATCCTCTTCCAGCTCGACGCGCCGATCTCAGTCGAAGTCTAG
- a CDS encoding acyl carrier protein: protein MSAAAMLINDDVEAIVYDYLRARFPALADCDADTPLIESGALDSLGFLELMMFLSEKFGIELTDDDFDPANLETPGNIIAFVRRGTH, encoded by the coding sequence TTGAGTGCTGCGGCCATGCTGATCAACGACGATGTCGAAGCAATCGTCTACGACTATCTGCGCGCGCGCTTTCCCGCGCTTGCGGATTGCGATGCCGATACCCCGCTCATCGAGTCGGGCGCCCTCGATTCCCTCGGCTTTCTCGAGCTCATGATGTTTCTCAGCGAGAAATTCGGGATCGAACTGACCGATGACGATTTCGATCCGGCCAATCTCGAAACCCCCGGCAATATCATCGCCTTTGTGCGGCGGGGAACGCATTGA
- a CDS encoding AMP-binding protein yields MSRSPYLLHHLLDGSADCADEAIVHGARRLDHAALAKAVEKCAGHLAEAGLQRGERVVIFLPRGVEECWAIFGISMAQGVFVPVNALLKAPQVRHIVADCEAAIVISSRSLAETIEPALAGLENIRLLYVEDMDNRAAPRPPREVAIGEDLAAILYTSGSTGLPKGVMLSHRNLLAGTRIVRTYLGITASDRILSLLPFSFDYGLNQLLTAVEQKASLVIFSFRFGDEIVRVLRDEAITALAGVPTIWAILTKGAPLLRKTELPHLRYITNSGGRVPAETVESLRALLGQTRIFLMYGLTEAFRSTFLPPEDIEKRPTSIGRAIPECEIFAVTADGRRARPGEPGILVHRGPTVSLGYWRRPEETARVLRPHPFISSEQGGETVCYSGDIVVEDEEGYFSFVGRDGVMIKSSGYRISPTEVEEALMATGRFRHVAVIGLPDPLAGEKVHAIVVPVGETVDTGEVMRTLGEKLASYMLPRALELSEALPTTPNGKVDYKSLVRERSDNVGA; encoded by the coding sequence TTGAGCCGTTCGCCCTATCTTCTCCATCACCTGCTCGATGGGTCCGCAGATTGCGCTGATGAAGCCATCGTGCATGGCGCGCGCCGCCTCGATCATGCAGCGCTGGCCAAGGCCGTCGAAAAGTGTGCGGGTCATCTTGCCGAGGCTGGCCTCCAGCGCGGGGAGCGGGTCGTCATCTTCCTGCCGCGCGGTGTTGAGGAATGCTGGGCCATTTTCGGGATCAGCATGGCCCAGGGCGTTTTCGTTCCGGTCAATGCGCTGCTGAAGGCGCCCCAGGTGCGCCACATCGTGGCCGATTGCGAAGCGGCCATCGTCATTTCGAGCCGCAGCCTTGCCGAAACCATCGAGCCGGCCCTCGCGGGGCTGGAGAATATTCGCCTGCTCTATGTCGAGGACATGGACAATCGCGCCGCGCCGCGCCCACCGCGCGAGGTCGCCATCGGCGAGGATCTCGCGGCCATTCTCTACACCTCCGGTTCCACCGGCCTGCCGAAGGGCGTGATGCTGTCGCATCGCAATCTGCTGGCCGGCACGCGGATCGTGCGCACCTATCTCGGCATCACCGCGAGCGATCGCATTCTGTCTCTCTTGCCGTTCAGCTTCGACTACGGGCTCAATCAATTGCTCACCGCCGTCGAACAGAAGGCGAGCCTCGTCATTTTCAGTTTCCGCTTCGGCGATGAAATCGTCCGGGTGCTCCGCGACGAAGCCATCACCGCGCTCGCCGGCGTGCCCACCATCTGGGCGATCCTCACCAAGGGCGCGCCGCTTCTGCGTAAAACCGAATTGCCGCATCTGCGCTACATCACCAATTCGGGTGGCCGCGTGCCGGCCGAGACGGTCGAAAGCCTTCGCGCCCTTTTGGGTCAGACCAGGATCTTCCTCATGTATGGGCTGACCGAGGCGTTCCGCTCGACCTTCCTGCCGCCCGAGGACATCGAAAAGCGTCCCACCTCGATTGGCCGCGCCATTCCCGAATGCGAAATCTTTGCCGTGACTGCCGATGGCCGCCGCGCCCGTCCGGGCGAGCCGGGCATATTGGTCCATCGCGGGCCCACCGTGTCGCTGGGCTATTGGCGCCGGCCTGAAGAAACAGCCCGCGTCCTGCGGCCCCACCCATTCATCTCGTCCGAGCAGGGTGGGGAAACCGTCTGCTATTCCGGCGATATCGTCGTCGAAGACGAAGAGGGCTATTTCAGCTTTGTCGGCCGCGATGGCGTGATGATCAAATCCTCCGGCTATCGAATCAGCCCGACGGAAGTCGAGGAAGCCCTGATGGCGACCGGTCGTTTTCGCCATGTGGCGGTGATCGGGCTTCCGGATCCACTTGCGGGCGAAAAGGTGCACGCCATAGTCGTTCCCGTGGGCGAGACCGTCGACACCGGCGAGGTGATGCGCACCCTCGGCGAAAAGCTCGCGAGCTACATGCTGCCGCGCGCCCTCGAGCTCTCCGAAGCGCTCCCGACCACACCCAATGGCAAGGTGGACTACAAGAGCCTCGTGCGGGAGCGGAGCGACAATGTCGGGGCCTGA